The Collimonas sp. PA-H2 genome contains a region encoding:
- the pstS gene encoding phosphate ABC transporter substrate-binding protein PstS, giving the protein MLKYLFVLSCALGLSVSHATDINGAGSTAAAPLYLKWDAAYNKKTGNKLAYELIGSSAGIKKIKEGTTDFGASDAPMSVADLKKFNLLDFPTVISGVVPIINLPGVKDGELRLSAEAITGIYLGKIDKWNDAVIARDNPKLTLPSLHIVPLARADGSGTTYTLTDYFSAVSPEWKQQFGRNFSIAWQADIKAVKGSNDLVAALKKTPGAIGYAEFSYVIENNLNYAQMKNRDGQYVRPDANSFSSALANSNWKTTGNFEEMLTDKPGSGSWPITGATYVYVPRVTSKPEQTKAVIQFFTWAFMEGDTLASSLDYVRLPDNVQARVVHEMANVVDAKGKQLSMPVFLK; this is encoded by the coding sequence ATGTTGAAATATTTGTTTGTGCTTTCCTGCGCGCTCGGCCTGAGCGTATCCCATGCCACCGATATCAACGGCGCCGGCTCGACGGCAGCAGCTCCGCTCTACCTCAAATGGGACGCCGCCTACAACAAGAAAACCGGCAACAAGCTGGCCTATGAATTGATCGGCTCCTCCGCCGGCATCAAGAAAATTAAAGAAGGAACAACAGATTTCGGCGCCAGCGACGCACCGATGTCGGTGGCCGATTTAAAGAAATTCAACTTGCTGGATTTCCCCACCGTGATCTCGGGCGTAGTGCCGATCATTAACCTGCCAGGCGTCAAGGACGGCGAGCTGCGCCTGAGCGCGGAGGCGATCACGGGTATCTATCTGGGCAAGATAGATAAATGGAACGACGCCGTCATCGCCAGGGACAATCCGAAACTGACGCTGCCCAGCTTGCACATCGTGCCGCTGGCGCGCGCCGACGGTTCCGGCACCACCTATACCCTGACCGACTATTTCAGCGCCGTCAGTCCGGAATGGAAGCAGCAGTTCGGCCGCAATTTCAGCATCGCATGGCAGGCCGACATCAAGGCCGTGAAGGGCAGCAACGACTTGGTCGCCGCCTTGAAAAAGACGCCGGGCGCGATCGGTTACGCCGAATTTTCCTATGTCATCGAAAACAATCTCAACTATGCCCAGATGAAAAACCGCGACGGCCAATACGTGCGGCCGGACGCCAATTCCTTCAGCAGCGCGCTGGCCAACAGCAACTGGAAAACCACCGGCAACTTTGAAGAAATGCTGACCGACAAGCCGGGCTCAGGCAGCTGGCCGATCACCGGCGCCACCTATGTCTATGTCCCACGTGTCACCAGCAAACCGGAACAGACCAAGGCCGTGATCCAGTTCTTTACCTGGGCCTTCATGGAAGGCGACACGCTTGCCAGCAGCCTGGACTACGTGCGGCTGCCGGACAATGTGCAGGCGCGGGTGGTGCATGAAATGGCTAACGTGGTCGACGCCAAGGGCAAGCAGCTGTCCATGCCGGTGTTCCTGAAATAA
- a CDS encoding alpha/beta fold hydrolase → MKTHLKLTLIAFGMAAGIFASAPALAQALAPLPAVNVVLVHGAWADGSSWAKVIPRLQATGLNVTSVQNPLTSLADDVAATRRALALQQGPTVLVGHSWAGTVISEAGDDPKVSALVYVAARAPDAGEDFGALAAKYPTMPVRAGAKDHDGYVSLTEDAYLKYFGGDLPREQALALYATQQPIAATLFNGRTTVAAWHTKPSWYAVSRQDQTTSPDLERFLAKRMHATTVELDSSHLSLVSHPEEIANLILAAAGRTR, encoded by the coding sequence ATGAAAACCCATCTCAAGCTCACCCTGATCGCCTTCGGCATGGCTGCGGGGATATTCGCGTCCGCGCCGGCGCTGGCGCAAGCGCTGGCGCCGCTTCCTGCCGTCAACGTGGTGCTGGTGCACGGCGCCTGGGCCGACGGCTCCAGCTGGGCCAAGGTCATTCCGCGGCTGCAGGCTACCGGCCTCAATGTCACCTCAGTGCAGAATCCGCTGACTTCGCTGGCCGACGACGTGGCGGCGACGCGCCGCGCGCTGGCCCTGCAGCAGGGGCCAACCGTGCTGGTCGGTCATTCCTGGGCCGGCACCGTGATCAGCGAGGCCGGCGACGATCCGAAGGTCAGCGCCCTGGTGTACGTGGCGGCGCGCGCGCCCGACGCCGGCGAGGATTTCGGCGCCCTGGCCGCCAAATATCCGACCATGCCGGTGCGCGCCGGCGCCAAGGACCACGACGGCTATGTGAGCCTGACCGAGGACGCCTACCTCAAATACTTCGGCGGCGACCTGCCGCGCGAACAGGCGCTGGCGCTGTATGCCACCCAGCAGCCGATCGCTGCTACCTTGTTCAACGGCCGCACCACCGTCGCCGCCTGGCATACAAAGCCATCCTGGTACGCCGTTTCCAGGCAGGATCAGACTACCTCCCCCGATCTGGAACGCTTCCTGGCAAAGCGCATGCATGCGACCACGGTCGAGCTGGATTCCAGCCACCTGTCGCTGGTGTCGCATCCCGAGGAAATCGCCAACCTGATCCTGGCGGCTGCCGGCCGCACCCGATAG
- a CDS encoding LysE family translocator, with protein sequence MSLSLWLSFVAASALVIAIPGPTVVLIATHAVSFGPRIAAAMVLGSALGGASAMALAMAGLGVLLTASTVVFSGLKLLGAAYFIYLGIRMWRQDAASLADAQSAAQVSPLKAFCHAFVVTGLNPKGIGFFVLFLPMFIDKHAPYVPQMLILIPTMAVIGLINDSLYAACAIRLRHLIRRAAVMRRINRAGGAILTGLGIAIAAHRSS encoded by the coding sequence ATGTCGCTTTCGCTCTGGCTTTCTTTCGTCGCCGCTTCCGCGCTGGTCATTGCGATTCCGGGACCGACCGTTGTTTTAATTGCTACCCATGCCGTCAGTTTCGGTCCGCGCATCGCGGCAGCCATGGTGCTGGGTTCCGCCTTGGGTGGAGCGAGCGCCATGGCGCTGGCGATGGCCGGCCTGGGCGTGCTGCTGACTGCCTCGACCGTCGTTTTCAGCGGCCTCAAGCTGCTCGGCGCCGCTTACTTCATCTATCTGGGAATCCGCATGTGGCGGCAGGATGCCGCAAGCCTGGCTGACGCGCAGTCGGCTGCGCAGGTCAGCCCGCTGAAAGCATTTTGCCATGCCTTCGTGGTGACCGGGCTCAATCCGAAGGGCATCGGTTTTTTTGTCCTGTTCCTGCCGATGTTCATCGACAAGCATGCGCCCTATGTGCCGCAGATGCTGATCCTGATACCGACCATGGCTGTGATCGGCCTGATCAACGATAGCCTGTATGCGGCCTGCGCGATACGGCTACGCCACCTGATCCGGCGCGCCGCGGTCATGCGCCGCATCAACCGGGCCGGCGGCGCAATCCTGACCGGCCTCGGGATCGCCATCGCGGCGCACCGTTCATCGTGA
- the copD gene encoding copper homeostasis membrane protein CopD, translating to MTLDAVVAGNRLLHYLALMLVFGSSVFLWKIAAPGLRVQTDRRLTLITRVAALLALLTALAGLPLQASEIVGSWQAAVDPAVLQKLLRTAIGQTWLFRMLPALLLLALSMLRQPGRLRGVVIGSGVLLASLALSGHAAMDQGMRGFLHGANHAVHLLCGGAWLGSLLPVLLCLRLLADPVARGDASLTLRRFSNAGHVAVAGVLLSGAINTMLVLGRWPTDWSSPYQLLLSLKILLTAAMVGLAILNRYVFVPRMKSAAPAAIASIRRSTLIEICLGMAILALVSVFGMLEPA from the coding sequence ATGACACTGGATGCTGTAGTCGCAGGCAACCGGCTGCTGCATTATCTGGCGCTGATGCTGGTCTTCGGCAGCAGTGTCTTCCTGTGGAAAATCGCGGCGCCCGGGCTGCGTGTGCAGACCGACCGCCGCCTGACATTGATAACGCGCGTGGCGGCGCTGCTGGCGCTGCTGACGGCACTGGCCGGACTGCCCCTGCAAGCCAGCGAGATCGTCGGCAGCTGGCAAGCCGCCGTCGATCCGGCCGTGCTGCAGAAACTGCTGCGCACCGCTATCGGCCAGACCTGGCTGTTCCGCATGTTGCCGGCTTTGCTGCTGCTGGCGCTCAGCATGCTGCGGCAGCCCGGCAGGCTGCGCGGCGTCGTCATCGGCTCCGGCGTGCTGCTCGCCAGCCTGGCGCTGAGCGGACATGCCGCCATGGACCAGGGCATGCGCGGCTTCCTGCACGGCGCGAATCATGCCGTGCATCTGCTGTGCGGCGGCGCCTGGCTCGGCTCGCTGCTGCCTGTCCTGCTATGTCTGCGGCTGCTGGCCGATCCTGTCGCCCGCGGCGATGCCAGCCTTACCCTGCGGCGCTTCTCCAACGCCGGCCATGTCGCGGTCGCCGGCGTCCTGCTTAGCGGCGCCATCAACACCATGCTGGTGCTGGGCCGCTGGCCGACCGACTGGTCCTCGCCTTACCAGCTGCTGCTGTCGCTGAAAATCCTGCTGACGGCGGCGATGGTGGGGCTGGCAATCCTGAACCGTTATGTATTCGTGCCGCGCATGAAGAGCGCTGCGCCAGCCGCCATCGCCTCGATCCGGCGTTCCACTCTGATCGAAATCTGCCTCGGCATGGCAATACTGGCGCTGGTGTCGGTATTCGGCATGCTGGAACCGGCTTGA
- the copC gene encoding copper homeostasis periplasmic binding protein CopC gives MSVISSACKSAAIAALLSFSMAQSAFAHAHLKAEMPAHDAIVATAPSSLRLEFSEALELAFSGAAVSDAAGKSIATGAATLASDSNMVLLVPLGSRLAPGVYTVTWHALSRDGHKSKGSYSFTVRPG, from the coding sequence ATGTCAGTTATTTCTTCCGCGTGCAAGAGCGCTGCCATCGCAGCGCTCCTCAGTTTTTCCATGGCGCAGAGCGCTTTTGCGCACGCCCACCTGAAGGCCGAAATGCCGGCGCACGATGCCATCGTCGCCACCGCGCCGAGCTCGCTCAGGCTGGAGTTTTCCGAAGCGCTTGAACTTGCATTCAGCGGCGCGGCTGTGAGCGACGCCGCCGGCAAAAGCATCGCCACCGGCGCCGCCACGCTGGCGTCGGACAGCAATATGGTCTTGCTAGTCCCGCTCGGCAGCCGCCTGGCGCCCGGCGTCTATACGGTGACATGGCATGCGCTCTCGCGCGACGGCCACAAGAGCAAGGGCAGCTACAGTTTCACGGTCCGCCCTGGATGA